The Streptomyces sp. NBC_00483 genome contains the following window.
GAGCACGCCAAGACACCCCCTAGCGACGCTGACATACGCGCCTGGTGTGCAGCGTGCGGGGTACCGGAGCAAACCGGTGACTTGATCGCTGCCAACAGGCAGGCAGATTCCATGTACACCGCGTGGAAACGGCTACAGCGAACCGGTCTTAGGCGACTGCAAGAGTCGGGCGTACCCCTCTACGACCAGACACGACAGTTTCACGTGTACTGCTCGAATGTCGTTCCCGGATTCTTCCAAACGCCTGGCTACGCAACCGCGCTGCTGTCATCCATCGCCCGGTTCCGCGGTACGCCTGACGATGTGTCAGATGCAGTCGCGGCGCGCATGGCCCGATCAGGCGTCATCAGAGAAGGTGACCACCGGTTCGCCGTGCTGGTGGAAGAGTCTGTATTGCGGTACCGGATCGGAAGCCCAGAAGTCATGGCCGCTCAGCTAGGCCACTTGCTGTCAGTCATGGCGCTCCCTTCGGTCTCCCTGGGGGTCATCCCGTTCGCAGCACCCCGTGAGGCGTGGCCGCTGGAAACGTTCACTGTCTTTGACCGTCAACGGGTGCACGTCGAAACGCTGGCAGCCTCCATCAAGGAGACTCAGCCCAGTGAAGTTGCCCTATATCTCCGGGCGTTCGGCAACATGAAGAGGGTTGCCGTCTATGGAGCGGATGCACGGTCCTTGATCACGTCTGCCATTGACGCACTGACCTAGCTGACCAACCGTCTACGTCGGGAGGACTGGCCGCGCATCGTCCACCGTGGTCACTGGCGCGCTACTCTCTGAAGTACCTGATGGCTTCAGGTGATCCACAAGGTTGGAGTCCGTAGATGGACGAAAAAACCCTCGCCCTCATCGCCATCGTTGTCTCAGTCCTCACCGCCGTGGGCACGCTCATCTATACGCATCAACAGATGAAGGCGGCCAAGAAGGCTAATGCGCTGGCCGAGCAAGCCCAGCGAGAACAGGTACTGCCCTATGTGATCGCGGATATCCGAGAACGAGTACCAGGGTCGCAACTTCTCTGCTTTTTCATCGAGAACAGCGGACCGACAGTGGCTCGTGATGTTCAGCTATCTGTTGAACCTCCCCTACGTTCCGCTCTAGGGGAAGAAACGGCAGCCAAGCTGAACGAAGCCGTAACGCGTAAGATTTCTGTACTCCCCCCAGGTCGTAGCCTTATGTACCTGATGGACGTTGGAAATAGGCTGTTCAAATCAGACCTACCTCGCCAATACACGGTAGTAGTGAACGCTTCAGGGCCATTCGGCGCCGTCGAGACATTGACCTACACAATTGACCTTGAGGTATTGAAGGCTTCACTCCTGAACAGAGAGTCACTGGAGTGGAGCACGCACGTAATAGCTGAAGAGTCGAAGAAGGCCACGAAGGCTCAGAAGGAACAAGCAGAAATCTTGGAGAAACTGTTCCGCACAGCTTCAGAAAGAATCGCATCGAACTCATCCGATGATGGCACGCCAGAGATTGAGCCGTAAGCGTCAAATCAAAAAGCCTGTCATCCTGCGGGGCCTGCTACTCGGTTTCAGCCCAGTCTGTCACACGCCGGTCATGCTCGGGTACTTGAAAAGACTCGTCACCGGAATGCTTGGCGAACTGTCGCCTGGAACACGCAGAAAGGAACGCCTTACGGTCGTCGTACGGGATTTCCCAGAGCGGCCGGCATAGTTCTTCATCGCTGAGGAGCATGAAGGCAGCAACACCGGCAACGTGGTTAGTGGTCATCATTCACTCTCAAGACATAAGAAAGCCCCGGCCAGCAAGTGACCGGGGCATAGAACGGGCCGAACCTGTCCGCGCAAAGCTTTCAAGCTGCGGCGCTAGTTTTTTCCCTCCCTGCCGCGCTTCTGTGGGGCGGGGAGGGGGTCACCCCCCAGGGGGTGGGTCAGAACGGAGGCTCATCCGTCCGCGCGTCATGCTCCGCTGTCCAGCGCTGCCATTCACGTTGAGCCTGTGACTGCCTCTGCCGCTCAGCCACGACACCACCAGCCTGGTTACGGCCTGTCTCACGGTTATGGCAGCGGACGCAGAGTGCTCTTAGGTGTTCATGCGCGTTCGGATCAGCAACACCACGCTTGACCAGTTCCTTGCGACTCAATGGCCAATGGTCAGCGACACGCGCGGACTGGCGACACAGAACACACCACGCATTCTGATACAGGAATGACTCACGCTTCCGCGGCCATTCCTTTCCGTATGCGCTGGTCCCCTTCTCGGCACGTCGTGCAGTCAGCATGTGTATGTGATCAGCGCATGCGCGCTCTCTCCCGGCGACCAGGTTCGGACAGTTGGGTGTGGCCGTACATCTGCGGCGGGGCAGGTAGGGCATGGGGCTCCTTCGGGCGATAGGGGTACGCCGGCTGGCAGGGAGCCCCTAGATACACCAATGGCCGGGTAGCTCCCCCTCGAAGTCCGGCAAACAAGGGAACTACCCGGCTAGGCGCTAGCGATTAGCCAGCGGCATTGGTGATGCGGACATGGGCCGCAGCAACCGGCATACCGAAAGCGACTCGCATAGTGCCTCGCACAGCAACACGGTCAGACGAGAAATATGCCGAGCGGTCAACGTCAAGGCGTGTGTCCTCACGGGTCACCACCAGGAAGTCATCCTTGCTGATGCCGTAAACGGTGTCCGCCGGAACGTACGGGCTGACAATGATCGGCCGGCCAAGGATGGTTCGCCGACCATCAGCGGTCAGGTCCGGGTTTAGAAGCGCCTTGTTGGAACCGGTCGCATCCTTGAGCTTCGCAATCTCAAGGGCCGTGGCAGCGCCGGTAACCCAAGACGTGATCCGTCCCCCGGCAGCCTCAGACTTCGAAATGGCCTCTTCGAACGGGTCAAGGTTGGCGTAAGTGACCGGGGCCGCAACCGTAGAAATGCCCGCCAGCGAAGCGAAGCCGGATGGATTAGGGGAGGCCAGCGCGTTGAACAGCGCGTTATCAACGTGGTTGGCAATCATCCGCGCGATGCTCCGGCCAATCTGGTCGGTCGCAGAAGGGTTGGAGTCATCGGCAAGTTCACGGCTGATGATCGTGAGGCCAGCGAACTTAGCCGGAGTGACCACCAGCTCATCAAGGTCAGCGTCGGAAGGAGCGATCTCCGCACCCTCAGCAACAGCGCCACCGGTCACATCAGCCGCGAGAATCGGGATTCGATAGTCGTGCGACTTCGTGAGAATCTTTGTGCCGGTCAGGTAGGCCACAGAAAGAGCCTCAACGGGCTTCGTGACAATCTCCCCGTACTCCGGGGGTAGAACAGCACCGTTGGCAGGCGTAAGCATGGTCATGCTTGAATTCCTTTGCGTTTGGGCATGGGCGCGGCGAATGGCCAGCGCAATGAATGGGGCCCGCTGCACCTGGCAGCACGGGAAAGCGGGCGCCTGGCCCAAACGTGAGAAAACCGCCGCCCACCTGGGGCACTAGCGGTTCCTCAGAAGGCATCTACGGGAATTGGTAGATGCCTATTCAGTTGTGTGAGGGGGTGGGGGAGTTGGCGCCCCCACCCTCCCTACCGGCCCTTGAACTGAAGCGCGTCTTGCATCCTCAAAGGGCCGGCCGCTACTTCGCGTCGACCGCCGCCAACATCACCCCAGGGAGCGGAGCCATTGCGGAGACCAGGGCGCTTATCTAGGAGCGCTGCTACTGCGGCATCAACCGCATCCGGCATGACGTTCCCTTCCGGGTCGGTCAGGTCATCGATGTTGGCTCCGCCAATTTCGAATAGATCAGCGCCAACGGCGAGTTTGCTTGCTGCGTGTGCCTCAATTTCCTTGCGGAGTAGGGCATTTACGCGGGCTTCGTAAGCATCTAGCTTCGTCTCAGCCTCGCGCAGCTTCGTTCGGTACTTGGCCGCTTCTCGGTTGCCTGAAGCCCCTTCACCTGACGCGCTGCCAGTTGGGTCAGCCGGCGGAGGAGCATCGGGATTCTGTTCGGGATTAGCCTCGGCGGGAGTTGGAGCCTCAGCCATTGGCCTGCACCCCTTCGTCGTAGACGTGCGTCAGGAGGTGGGTCGCTGGCGCGTGCCGGACGTATGCGACGACGTCCACAGCAGTCACGGTGTCGCCGTAGAAGTCGCGCATTTCCGCTTCGTTGAGAAAGAGCGCCTGAGACAGCGCAGAAACAGGAAGGCGAGTATCCGGCGCGCTGCGGGCTATCGCTGTAACGATCTGACAGGCGGCAAACTGACTGTCTGCCACCTCAGCAAGAAGAGACTTCAAGGTATGTGTCCTTTTCGATATTCCTCCCGCCGCTCAACTGGCCCAGGACACGGAACCCAGGAGCGGCGAGGGAAGAATGTGAGCCCACCCCTGGAAGGCATCGCGCCTGTGCGACCGCAGGGGTGGGAACATGCGGGTGACTAATCCCGCGTTGGAGTACGGGCCATGCCTAGCCCTAACCGCCGATGCCTGTCAGCGGAACTTGTGACCACCTACGGATTTCCGTAAGTGGTGAGGCTGTTCTGGGACCCATCCATCAAATGACCCCCGCCGCCCGGTAAACCAGTGAGACCAGGAATGCCAAGTTGAATAGCTCCGCGGCGAAGTAGAGACGCGTCATCATCGGCTGTCAGCCCGCTTGGCGTACGCACTGACTAGCCGGCTGTGCGTTGCGCGCTCGACTTCTAGTGACACCTTGCCGTAGCGGCGCCCTAGCGTTTCCCGCGCGGCCAGGTACCTATGGGCAGCGAGCGCACTGGCTTCACGGGCCGTGGCTTCCGTGTAGCGCTGTTCGTGGTCCACAGCGAGATACGCGGCCTTAATGAGGGGTGCGCACTCAGCTTCCAGCCCCTCTATGCCGACACGGCGGTAAGCCTGGTCGTACTTCCTGTGACAACTACGGCACATGGCCACGTAGTTGGAAGTGTTCTCGGACCAGACTCGCTTGCCTGCGTGCTGCTCGTTAGGGTCCGTGCCCCAGCGGTAGGCCCAATCGGACGCCGTGCGCAGACACCAGGCACAGTTGTGGTACTTGGCCGGGAGTCGCAGCCTGTCTAGCGTCCGGTGGATGCGGTGGTACGCGGATTCGACAGAAGTCATGTCGGGAAGTCTTTCGCTGGGGGTGCAGGAATGACTAAAGGCCCGACCCAGGGACTCAGCATGACTAGGCACCCCTGCCAGTCATGCGAGTCAACCCGGATCGGGCCTCTAGAGAGTGCGGATTAATGCCCCCGCACGGGCGTTCATGGGCGGGCCTCATCAGGGGTGCGGTCCGCTGGGCAGGCTACCTATTGGTGCCTACAAAGGTATCTAGTGAGTCGATTGCCTTCTGAGGCTTAAAACGCGAGATTCTGGCCGGGTCGCTGAATTCCGTTACGCGCTCGTTATCGTTGGCGTAGGTGAACAGCGGAAGATTCGCGCGTACACCCCACCTGACCTGCAAGAGTGCAGGAATGTAGATTTGAGGTTCGTTTCGGTAATCGACTAGAGAACTCTATGCTTTATCTGAAGTGGGGGTCGAAAATACACAACTGCACTGGGGTTGTGTTTACGCAGGTCAGAGCAGGTGTAGCCGACGGGCTGTCAGGTACGGGTGTGTAGTTTCGCTCCGTCCGCTGACTGGCTCCACCTGGCGCAGCGTCAAGAACGGCCGTAGGGGCCTCTGCGGGCACAGAAAGGCCCCGCCTGGCCAAGGGGGTCAGGCGGGGCTGTGGGGCGCCCAGGTGGGCACTGAGGGGGTTTCCGTGGGCTAGCCGGCCAAAGCCTCCGGGTGGCCTTGCAGCGCGGCCATGATGGCTTCCAGTCGCTCCGTACGCTGCCGCAGAAGGGCCGATGGCCCCTCGGCTACCTGTCGGGCGTACAGGCCGTTGAGCGTCCGTTCCAGGCGCTTGAACTCGCACTCCCGGTAGAACGCTGCTTCTTGCTCTTCCAGTTGCTGCGTGATCCGTTCACGGGTGGACGCTCTGTCTTCCGTGCTCTGTGTCGTGTTGGGCCACTCGTCGCGAAACGCGTTCATGTGGCTGCCCTGGTGGTCAGCGGGTAGTGCGCACGCGAGGCTGTTCCGGCCAATCGGGGGGCGTTGCTGGTATCCCGGTCGACGTGCAGAGCATGACTGCTGTGACATCCTGGTGTTCCTCTCTCCGATGAGGGGGCACCGGTCCGGTACTTCCGCCAAGTCGTGGCCGGACCGGTGCAGTTCTGATTCCCGCCTGATTAGGCGGATGTCTTTGCGTTCGCCCATGCATCCCAATAGGCGTCTATTGCGGGATTCCCGCCCTGATCTCTCCAGTCAGGGTCAAGGCGGTCCATGATTGGTGTCGTGTCGCCTACGCACTTCGGGGGCAGCAGGGTCACCTTCTTGAGTGCTGCCTGAAGTAGTGCACGCTGCCCCTCGATACCGGCCACGTTCCACAGGGCGGCAAGCCCTTTAGGGTCCATAAGCGGCGAGAGATCAGCCTCTAGGGAGAGTTCGGCAAGCTCAGCCTTCAGTCCGCTGATCTGTCCGGCGAGTTCGGCACGAAGCGCTTCGTATTGGGCTTCTTCCATCCCACCGCCGATGAAGAACTCTTTCTGAAGCCGGAGTTCCCTCGCTGCCGCATTGTCCAGCGCTGCCCCTACTGCTCTCTTGCGCGATTCCTTGGCAGGATCCTGATAGGACAGCCAACGGCGCGCGATGGCCCGAAGGGTGGGTGATTCAGGCGTAAGGCTGAGGATGTGATTGATCCACATCACTGACATTGCCTCGTCAGCACGTTCCCGCAGTGTGGCAGCCCCCGCGCACACCGATGGCCCTTGGTTGATCCGGGCTATGCAGCGGTAGTTGCGTCCGCCGTTCCCCATGGCTCCCTTGCAGTACGGGCACCGCAGGATTCCCGTAAGGATGGTTGCCGCCTTTCGCTTGCCGCGGCTTCTGTCGCCGATGGCTGTACCGGGGCGGGACCGGGCAGTGAACTTGGCCAGGATGACAGCGCGTTCAGCGAAAGTGATGACTCCTTCGCCAGCTCTAATCGGGTGTCCGTCGACTCCCATTAGGGGATTCCCGCCACGGTGCCACTTGTCCAGCGGATTACCGAACTCATCCTTTGCGCGCTCACGGTCCGGGATTAGCCCTGCCCAACTCGGGGACTGCGCAAGGTGAATGATGGTCTGCGCGCGCCATTGCTTGCCCTTGCGGGTCTTGATCCGCTCACTGTTCAGGGCTTCGGCAATAGCGGCCGGCGTGTCACCGTCCATCAACGCTTCGGCAATGCGACGCGCTGTCGGGTACTCCTTCGGGTCGTGTTCCAGCTTCCCGCTCCCCTTGGGACAGCGCAGACCGAAAGGCACCACTCCACCGGGCCAGCGACCTTCAGATTTGTGGGCGTCCCCACCTGTCTTAGTCCGCAGCGCAATATCTTTGGACTCTTCACGTGCCCGCTCGCTGAGGATGGCGAAGACCATCCGGGAACCCTTCGACGAGTCAAGCCCCTCGGTCGAACTGACCAGGCGTGCGGAACGCTTGTCGAATTCGTCCAGCAAAAGACCAACCTGCCCCATGCCACGGCGGGAAAGTCGGTCGGTCTTCCACACATAGAGCGTCTTGCTGAGTCCATCAAGGACAGCAGCAGTCGCTTTCTCAAATTCCTCGCGCCGGACATGTGCCTTGCTCGCGCTTCGCTGCTCGAACCAGAGGCGACGGATGTGCTTTCCATCGGCAGCAGCCGCACGGGATACATCCCGCACATGCGCCCGGAGGGTTGCCAAGTCGTCGCGCTTCTTGCTGCGTCTGATGTACGCCTCTGCCAAGTCAGCAGGGCCGCCGGTTCCTGGCTCCCAGAGCCCAAGCCGCTGGAGCTCTTCGTCCTCGAAGCCCAGCGCTCTCAGGGTCGGAAGATCATCCCGTTCCATGGTCATCCATCCGCCGTAGGTGTCCGCCTCTGCGGGGACTTCAAGCGGGTGGATTGCCTAATCGAGGCATTTCCGCAGGTCAGAGGCGGTGTTGCACCCTTGGCTCACAGGTGGGCGTGGATGAACTTCACCTGGTTCGCCTCGGCCTACGACAACGACGACGCGCTCTACCGCCTGATCACACTCGTCCAGATCGCGGGCGTGCTGGTGCTCGCGGCCGGGGTCTCACAGGCGTTCGCGCACGACAACTACATGGTGGTCTGGCTGGGCTACCTGATCATGCGGGTCGCCATGGCCACGCACTGGCTGCGGGCCGCAGCCTCCACCACGGGCGCCGAGCGCCGGGTGGCGCTGCGGTACGCGGGCGGGGTGCTCGCCTGCCAGGTCGGCTGGCTGGCGCTGCTGTTCACGCCCACGGCGGCGCAGGGCTGGGTGTTCCTGGCGATGGCGATCCTGGAGATGTGTGTACCGGTGTACGCGGAGCGGGACCGGCAGACGTCCTGGCACCCGCACCACATCGCCGAGCGCTACGGCCTGTTCACGATCATCGTGCTCGGCGAGTCGATCGCCGCGGCGACGGTCGCGGTGAAGTCGGGCATCGAGGAGAACGACGCGCTCGGCGAGCTCCTGCCGATCGCGGCCGGCGGCCTCCTCGTCGTCTTCGCCGCCTGGTGGATCTACTTCGCGGTGCCGATCCACGACCGGCTGCGCAGCAACCGGCAGGCGTTCGTATGGGGCTACGGCCACTTCTTCATCCTCGCCTCGGCGGCATCGATCGGCGCGGGCATCGAGGTCGCCGTCGAGCAGGCGGTGGGCGAGGCGCACATCTCCACGACCGCCGCCTCCGCCGCCGTGACGGTCCCGTCCGCGGTGTTCCTGCTGCTGGTGTGGGCGCTGCACTCGCGGTACTTCAAGGTGGGCGTCGCACAGAAACTGGCGTTGCCGGTCAGCGCGTTGCTGGTGCTCCTGTGCACGTTCGCGGGGCACTGGGCGGTGCTCGCGGCGGGGATCGTCGCGGCGCTCACGGTGGTGGTCGGGGTGACGCTGTCCTCGCGGACGGGCGAGGCGCAGCCCGCCTGACGAGGTCCGGCCACCCCGGGCGGGCACCAACTCGCGTGGTAGGCATGGCACATGACGACACGCAACGATGCCCTCACCGACGTCCCCGGCCTGCGCGTCGGACACGCCACCCGTGTCGGGGACGGATTCCTGACCGGTACGACGGTCGTGCTCGCCCCGGAAGGCGGCGCGGTCACCGCCGTGGACGTGCGGGGTGGCGGCCCCGGCACGCGGGAGACCGACGCGCTCGACCCGCGCAATCTCGTGCAGCGGATCGAGGCGGTCGTGCTCACGGGCGGCAGTGCGTTCGGGCTCGACTCGGCGTCGGGCGTGATGGCGTGGCTGGAGGACCAGGGGCGCGGGGTCCCGGCCGGCGCCCGCCCGGGGGAGGTCGTGCCGGTGGTTCCGGCGGCGTGCGTGTTCGACCTCGGCCGGGGCGGCGACTGGCGGGCCAGGCCGGACGCGGCGTTGGGCCGCGCCGCGGTCGAGGCCGCCGCCGCGACGGAGCCCGGCTCCCCCGTCCAGGAGGGCAACATCGGCGCGGGCACCGGCACGCTCGTCGGGAAGCTGCGCGGCGGCATCGGCACCGCGTCCACGGTCCTCGAATCCGGGATCACCGTCTCCGCCCTGGTCGTCGCGAACGCCGCGGGCTCCGCCGTGGACCCGGCCACCGGGGCGCTGTACGGCGAGTTCTTCACGGGACGCGGACCGGTGACGTACCCGACGCCGGAGGCGCACGAGGCGGCGGGCAAGCGGCTGGCGGAGGCGGCCGCTGCGAACGGGGCGGGACCGCTGGACGGGGCGGGGTCGCCGGACGAGGCGGGCGGAGCCGGGCGCACCGCCGGGGCCGGCGCGTGGGGCGGTGCCACCGCGCCCACCGACCCGCCGCCCCTCAACACCACCCTCGCCATCGTCGCCACCGACGCCGACCTCACCCGCGCCCAAGCACAGAAGGTCGCCGGTACCGCGCACGACGGGATCGCACGGGCCGTACGCCCCGTGCATCTGCTCAACGACGGGGACACGGTGTTCGCGCTCGCCACCGGGGAGCGCCCGCTCGACGCCGCGAACCCCCTTGCCCTCAACGAGATCCTCGCGGCGGGCGCGGACCTCGTGACGCGGGCGATCGTGCGGGCCGTGCGCACGGCGGAGTCCGTATCGGCCGGCGGCCGCACCCACCTCTCGTACAGCGACCTCTACTCGTAGAGCGACCTCTGACCTCTACTCGTAGAGCGACACTCGTAGAGCGACCTCTACGGGGGCCGGTCCGACGCCGTGTAACAGAGATCCACCACCCCGTAACAGAACTGTCCCTGTGGCTGCGTTCACAACAAGCGGAGGGAACCCCTCCGGCCGTCTCGCGCTCTTCCCACACATCGGTAGAGAAGCAGCGGAACAGCAGAAACCACGAAAAGGGAGCAGACCGTGAGCAGGCAGAACATAGCCGTCGTGTGCGCGGCCATCGCCGTCGGCGCACTGACGCTCACGGCCTGCGGGGGCGACGCCACCGCCGACAACAAGAACGACGACGCCCCGAAGATCACCATCTCGGCCAAGGACGGCTCGACCGGCGCGTCGATCAACGCGACGGGCGTGAAGGTCAGCGACGGCAAGCTGACAGGCGTGAAGATGACCGAGTCGGCGAGCGGCAAGGCCGTGCCCGGCACGATCGTGAAGAACGGCGCGGCGTGGAAGCCGAAGGAGCAGCTGGAGCGCGGCACCAAGTACCGGATCTCCGCGTCCGCCAAGGACGGCAGTGGGCAGAAGGCCGCCGCCAACTCCATCTTCACGACGGTCTCCGGCGCCAACAGCTTCATCGGCACGTACACGCCGGACGACGGGTCGACGGTCGGGGCCGGGATGCCGGTCTCGTTCACGTTCGACAAGGCGATCACCAACAAGAAGGACGTGCAGTCGCACATCACGGTGACGTCCAGCGGCGGCCAGAAGGTCGTCGGCCACTGGTTCGGCGCGCAGCGCCTGGACTTCAGGCCCCAGGAGTACTGGAAGGCCGGCTCCAAGGTCACCATGAAGATCGACCTCGACGGCGTCGAGGGCGCGAACGGGGTGCACGGCGTGCAGGACAAGACGGTGACGTTCACCGTCGGCCGCTCGCAGGTCTCCACGGTCGACGCGAACACGCAGGAGATGACGGTCGTCCGCGACGGCAAGACGATCAAGACGGTCCCCGTCTCGACCGGAAGCAACGAACACCCGACGTACAACGGGCAGATGGTGATCTCGGAGAAGTTCGTGCAGACGCGCATGAACGGCGACACGGTCGGCTTCGGCGGCGAGTACGACATCGCGGACGTGCCGCACGCGATGCGCCTGTCCCAGTCCGGGACGTTCATCCACGGCAACTACTGGAGCTCACCGGGCATCTTCGGCTCGCAGGGCACCAGCCACGGCTGCGTCGGCATGCGGGACGTGAAGGGCGCGGGCGGCGACACGACCGCCAAGTGGTTCTTCGACAACTCGCTCGTCGGCGACGTCGTGGTCATGAAGAACTCGCACGACGAGACGGTCGCCCCCGACAACGGCCTCAACGGCTGGAACATGGCGTGGAGTCAGTGGACGGCGGGCAGCGCCGCCTGACCGGCCGCCACCCCACCACGAACCCACCACGAACTCTCACCGACACGGGCCGCGCGGGAACCCCCCGCGCGGCCCGTGCGTTGTCCAGGCACGTTGCTCAAATCCCGTTCCCCGTTTGTCATTTCCCGGACATGATGTCCGAGCGAAGGACTACGGTATGCACCCACGAGGTGACACGAAGCAATCCTGGGAGGTGCCTTGAGCGTTCCGCATGATTCCGAGCCCAGTGTCGGGTTCGGCACCGAGCCGGACGCGTCACCCGAAGCGCAGCTCGGGCGACTCCTCGGGCGCGCGCTCAACTCCTTCGACCTGCCCGACGAGACGCTCGAGCGGCTCGACGGCGCCCTCGCGTACGCGGGCTCCCTGCACTCGGCCCACCACAGCGGCGGCCGCCACCGCGAGACGTACCGGCACAACTGGCTGCTGATCGACGGCGGCTCGCTCACCCTCTGGGAACTCGTGCACAACACGGGGCGGAACGGCACACCGCAGCACGAGGTCTACGTGTCCGAGGACGAGCTGCACCTGGCGACGGGACGGCTCCCGCTCCCCCACGAGGCCGAGCCGGAGTTCGACCTCCACGTCCCCATGACCCCCGTCAAGCTCCCCCCGACCCCGCCGATGCGCCGCACCTTCGGCACCGGCGACCCGGACAGCTCCGTCGACCACGCGCGCCGCCTGCTGCGCCGCGCGGAGAACCCCGACGTCACGACGCGACCGGGCCCCGGCACGGCGCGACTGCTGCGGGAAGCGTGCGCACACCAGATCACGCAGGCCTTCGGCTGCCGCGTCAGCCACGGATTCGCTCTGTACGAGCACGCGTTCCTGCTGCGCGACGGCTGCGAACTCAGCCTCTGGGAGGTCGAGCACACGGCGACGCCGGACGGGCGGCACATGTGCGAGGTCTACGCGACGCAGGCCGCTGCGCGAGCAGCGATGGAGCACCGGGCGGCGTCATCCCCGCGGGCCCGGCGGTAGCACTCTCCGGACTGTCGGTGGTGGCACTCCCCCGGACCACCGGCAGGACTACCGGCGGCTGAACTCCCGTACCAGTCCTGCGAAAGCGTCCTGCTCGTCGGCCGTCAGCGGCACCGACTCCAGCGCGGGCGCGCGGGACTGCGTCGGCAGCGCGCCCATCGGCAGCTGCGTCCGCGGCTGCGGCGGACCGAAAGCGACGGCGCGCGCCAGGCGGGCCAGTCCGATCACCCATGCCACGGCCGCAAGAGCGACCAGAGCCAGGCCCAGCTGCTGAAGGATCGACACGTGCTCAGGCATGCGTTCCAGTGAACACCACAGTCCGGGACTTTGGTCCCGGACCGTGACGTATCTCGCAAGGCTCCTAACGCCCCGCCAACCATGCCAACCGCGCCAATCGCACCAACCGCGGCAAGCCTCACACCTTCGCGGGCTGCACCGCCTCGGGCTCCGCGACGGTCACCGTCTGCGACGGGGCCTGCACGGCCTCCGGCTGCCCGGCGGCGGCCGGCTGCTTGCGCACCGACTTGAGCAGCACGGTCAGCGCCGCGGTGACGCACGTACCGGCCGCGATCGCCACCAGGTACAGCCAGGCGTTGCCGATCAGCGGGACCACGAAGATGCCGCCGTGCGGGGCGCGCAGCGTGGCGTCGAAGGCCATCGACAGGGCGCCGGTGACCGCGCCGCCCGCCATGGAGGCGGGAATCACGCGCAGCGGGTCGGCCGCGGCGAACGGGATGGCGCCCTCGGTGATGAACGAGGCCCCGAGGACCCAGGCCGCCTTGCCGTTCTCCCGCTCGGTCTTGGTGAAGAGCTTGCCGCGCACGGTGGTGGCGAGCGCCATCGCCAGCGGGGGCACCATGCCGGCGGCCATCACCGCGGCCATCACCTTGAGCGAGCCGTCAGTGGGGTTGGCGAGACCGCCGACCGCGAAGGCGTAGGCAACTTTATTGAGCGGACCGCCCAGGTCGAAGCACATCATCAGGCCGAGGATGACGCCGAGGACGATCGCGTTGGCGCCGGACAGGGAGTTCAGCCAGTCCGTCAGGGCGCTCTGCAGCGAGGCGATCGGCTTGCCGATCACCACGAACATCAGGAAGCCGACGACGATCGAGGAGAGCAGCGGGATCACGACCACCGGCATGATGCCGCGCAGCACCGCCGGGACGTTCACCTTCTGGATCGCCATGACCACGGCGCCCGCGATGAGACCGCCGATCAGGCCACCGAGGAAGCCCGCGTTGGTGGTCACCGCGATCGAACCGGCGACGAAGCCGGGCACGAGTCCCGGCCGGTCCGCCATGCCGTACGCGATGTAGCCGGAGAGGACCGGGACCAGGAAGGCGAAGGCGGCCTGGCCGGTGTAGAAGAGGAGCGCGGCCCAGCTGGTCGTCGAGCCCCAGTCGAAGCTGTTGAGCAGCGTCTGGACCTTGACGTCGGCGACCTCGTAGCCGCCGATCGCGAAGCCGAGCGCGATG
Protein-coding sequences here:
- a CDS encoding helix-turn-helix domain-containing protein — translated: MPSPSSRAQEARVAIASRLRDLRLDAGITARELAVRCDWSESKSSRIEHAKTPPSDADIRAWCAACGVPEQTGDLIAANRQADSMYTAWKRLQRTGLRRLQESGVPLYDQTRQFHVYCSNVVPGFFQTPGYATALLSSIARFRGTPDDVSDAVAARMARSGVIREGDHRFAVLVEESVLRYRIGSPEVMAAQLGHLLSVMALPSVSLGVIPFAAPREAWPLETFTVFDRQRVHVETLAASIKETQPSEVALYLRAFGNMKRVAVYGADARSLITSAIDALT
- a CDS encoding phage major capsid protein — translated: MQRAPFIALAIRRAHAQTQRNSSMTMLTPANGAVLPPEYGEIVTKPVEALSVAYLTGTKILTKSHDYRIPILAADVTGGAVAEGAEIAPSDADLDELVVTPAKFAGLTIISRELADDSNPSATDQIGRSIARMIANHVDNALFNALASPNPSGFASLAGISTVAAPVTYANLDPFEEAISKSEAAGGRITSWVTGAATALEIAKLKDATGSNKALLNPDLTADGRRTILGRPIIVSPYVPADTVYGISKDDFLVVTREDTRLDVDRSAYFSSDRVAVRGTMRVAFGMPVAAAHVRITNAAG
- a CDS encoding recombinase family protein, yielding MTMERDDLPTLRALGFEDEELQRLGLWEPGTGGPADLAEAYIRRSKKRDDLATLRAHVRDVSRAAAADGKHIRRLWFEQRSASKAHVRREEFEKATAAVLDGLSKTLYVWKTDRLSRRGMGQVGLLLDEFDKRSARLVSSTEGLDSSKGSRMVFAILSERAREESKDIALRTKTGGDAHKSEGRWPGGVVPFGLRCPKGSGKLEHDPKEYPTARRIAEALMDGDTPAAIAEALNSERIKTRKGKQWRAQTIIHLAQSPSWAGLIPDRERAKDEFGNPLDKWHRGGNPLMGVDGHPIRAGEGVITFAERAVILAKFTARSRPGTAIGDRSRGKRKAATILTGILRCPYCKGAMGNGGRNYRCIARINQGPSVCAGAATLRERADEAMSVMWINHILSLTPESPTLRAIARRWLSYQDPAKESRKRAVGAALDNAAARELRLQKEFFIGGGMEEAQYEALRAELAGQISGLKAELAELSLEADLSPLMDPKGLAALWNVAGIEGQRALLQAALKKVTLLPPKCVGDTTPIMDRLDPDWRDQGGNPAIDAYWDAWANAKTSA
- a CDS encoding P1 family peptidase; protein product: MTTRNDALTDVPGLRVGHATRVGDGFLTGTTVVLAPEGGAVTAVDVRGGGPGTRETDALDPRNLVQRIEAVVLTGGSAFGLDSASGVMAWLEDQGRGVPAGARPGEVVPVVPAACVFDLGRGGDWRARPDAALGRAAVEAAAATEPGSPVQEGNIGAGTGTLVGKLRGGIGTASTVLESGITVSALVVANAAGSAVDPATGALYGEFFTGRGPVTYPTPEAHEAAGKRLAEAAAANGAGPLDGAGSPDEAGGAGRTAGAGAWGGATAPTDPPPLNTTLAIVATDADLTRAQAQKVAGTAHDGIARAVRPVHLLNDGDTVFALATGERPLDAANPLALNEILAAGADLVTRAIVRAVRTAESVSAGGRTHLSYSDLYS
- a CDS encoding L,D-transpeptidase is translated as MSRQNIAVVCAAIAVGALTLTACGGDATADNKNDDAPKITISAKDGSTGASINATGVKVSDGKLTGVKMTESASGKAVPGTIVKNGAAWKPKEQLERGTKYRISASAKDGSGQKAAANSIFTTVSGANSFIGTYTPDDGSTVGAGMPVSFTFDKAITNKKDVQSHITVTSSGGQKVVGHWFGAQRLDFRPQEYWKAGSKVTMKIDLDGVEGANGVHGVQDKTVTFTVGRSQVSTVDANTQEMTVVRDGKTIKTVPVSTGSNEHPTYNGQMVISEKFVQTRMNGDTVGFGGEYDIADVPHAMRLSQSGTFIHGNYWSSPGIFGSQGTSHGCVGMRDVKGAGGDTTAKWFFDNSLVGDVVVMKNSHDETVAPDNGLNGWNMAWSQWTAGSAA